CAGAATACCTGAAGGCAGGAGCTAAGGTGCTTTTTACCCAGGGTGTGACTAAAGGTATTGGTCATGTCACCAAGTTGCAGCCCATCACCCAGTATCTGCCATCCCAAAACCAGGATGAGGAATCCTAATGTTTCAGTGATCCCCAACAGAAACCCTGTCCCAgccaaaaatatatattataaacaGGCTCAAGCTTTCTTCAAAAGCTGCCTTGTTTCATGCAAAAAATCTCAGTTTTGCTCGTGCAGTCCGTTTTCCAAAGTTTTCATATCATGATCAGAATTCGTACCTTACATACTTTAAGGTAACTTCTGTTTTACCTATTTGCTGGTATGAAGCGGTCAGTTGCTATACAAGGAATCTATTCAGAAAACGCCTCCAACCACCTCTTTGGTTGTGTTGAGCTATGTGTCAAAgtgattttaacaaaaaaaacaactcaacatgacaacacacacagatcaatAAATTTCAGCTAGAAaggttgttttgttcattttgaagtGATACTAGTTTATACCTACATGCAGTCCTAAGACAGACTGAAAAAATATGCACAAGCTTGGACCTAAGCAGAAATTCTTGAAAATTCTGAGGCAGATAATATGCAAACCTGACACTTGCAAACCTGAGATGCCTGTATATTAACATGTAACACCGGTGGCGTCGTTGTCATGGCTGCAGATTAGCCGCGCTGTGTTATCGGCACGCTTCCTGGCTGATAATGACAAATCTGTAATCCCACTTCATTTGCATGCATAAATCATTTTTGATGTAACCAGTAATGAATTATGTGAGATATTGTTGTTCGTTTCAGCACAGCTAAGTTACCATCTCTAAGCTATACTGCTCTGCAAGGGCACTTTATGTGGGTGAAGGAGGATATTGTATGCAGTAAGAACTTAACCCCGTTTGCACATTGCCCTGCCAAGATAAGTCAAAGTGGTCGTCAGCTGATAGCTGGTTTTGTTATGTCTCATGTCTGAGAgtcctgtttttttattcacaatGCCTCATAATAGAGCAGCAAAATAGCAGCTGCCAATCTCTTTAAGTGCCTCAGTTACTCAGGTCAGTGTAGATTTCACGTTAGACGGCATTCCACTCACAGAACTGCTTTGGTCGAGGATTTTACCACTGATTTGGGGAGGAAAGGGAGGATttaccaaaaacaaaaagtttttccCAAAGAGATTTGCTTGTTGATGGATTTTTTAGTATGTGAAGCTGCCTGATACAGCTTTGTGTAGAAGTATTTTTCAATGACTTGATGTCGTGTCTTCACTCGTTACTGATGTCACTAACTTTGAAGGGTTTTCACACAGTGCCTAGTGGAACTACCATTTGAGTAGCCTTCCACTACACCTCAAAGTCCTTAGCAAAAACATCTAAAGAAGTTGGTGCTACACCTTTATGATTAAAAGACGACTGAAAGTAAATCTCAGTTCAAGGCTGCTCTAGGTCTTATTAGGTTGTTGACTTatagactgctgtcacactcACCTCAACGTTAAAGGACAACtaaatgtgtgcatttgtttgtgcattttgttATTGTGTGGtgaaaaaaacctgacatttatTTCAACACGTAATTTTCAATCCATGTTCACTTTCAACCAAATCATTTACCCTtttgtgcatttaaatgtgtttaaatgaatcAGTAGTATTGCATAGGCTTCTAGTGGTTTAAGATTTTAGTTCTTTTTGAAACCATCACATGTTCACTATTTAGAGCTCACATTGAAGACTTGTTTTCCTTTTAATCAAAATTGTAATATTGTCATTATTTGGGTGAAATGCAATATTTATGTACAGATCCAATTTGTGTATATTAAAGAATGGAACTTCTATTACCTCTTTAGATGTCCAGTTGTcctttgtttttaaagtgtgtCTTCATACACCGTGTCACAAGTTTGTGCCTTATTTCATAAAATCATATTTCAAAATACTTGATTATGTTTTACTGGAAGCGCTCTTCTTGTCCACTTCCAATCTGATGCAAGAAGGTGTAACAGTAATTTCCTCATTCAGTTGTCCTTCTATGCTTTGCAGTACAAACTACTGTccaaacatgaagaaaaataaaacagatttgttCTCATACTGTGAATGCACCCTTGTTATATGACAGACTTGACATGTCTCTCTGTATCTTGTTGTTCACAAGATATTGTAGTGATGATCAAGGTAAGACATGCTCTACATCCACCTGAAGATTGACACCTACTGGCATATCAGAACACTGCAACATAATGGATACTgccacaaaatataaaaaagtatatttttaatATCTGCAGAAATACAAGAAAGCTGATTAAAATTATTGCTTTtcctttatattatatatttttttgtaatttatacATATTACTTTATCGTGAAGCCCAGTAACATCAGAAAGCTTATTTAATTGGAAAATGCAGCTGTAAGGCAATTCCTCAGCTCCtcttaaaaaaagaatccaGAGTGCCTGTGCTTCCACCTTGGGAACGATGCCTTTTGGATTGGGGTCCTGGCTGACCTCTGGTTTTTGTCTTGCCCCTTAAGGCTGAGGTGAAGCCTGTGTTAGTTTTAGAAGACAAAGAGTTGACTGCTGGACTTGATGCAGAGAGTGAGTTCTGGAGGTCCATAGCAAAATGGTAGTCATTGTGTTCAGGCATTTCCCAGACCAACACCTTTTGGCCACATTGTTCACAGTTGAACAGGTCCTCCTCACTGTCTACACAGGGAGAATGGAGATCTTTCTCCGTAACTATATTCAGATCACTCATCTGCGGCTGAAATCCAAAATCTGAGCTACAACTTGGCTGCAGGTCCGATGTGGCAACCACAGATTCTATTGTACTGACAGGACTGGGCTTGTGTTCCATGTCAGGTTTGTTCCATTTTGCATCTGGGACTTTTAGACTTCTTTCAAAGGtcttcttctggaagaaagaagaaattccAGAATGGGGACTTGCTGAAGCATGCTCAGAGCCAGAAACATCTGTAAAGGAAGAAGGACCACTGGTATCTGTCTCCATGGAAGTAGCGGCAGCAGAGGAAGATGTGAGAATCTTTGTGAAGCCTAAGccaccatcttcatcattttctgaaaccttctgtctttgtctcttaGCTGCCTTTTGAAAAAAGGATTGGATGGTGCTGGGTTGTTTGCAGATGgagtcattttttaattcagtgtgtgGGGAGGTGGAGGACTGAGTAGCAGAGACACCACTCTGGGTTGAAGTGACGTCACTGGAGAGGAACCCTTTAATCCCACCTGCTGATGGAGCGTTGCTGAATTTGCTGGCTGAGAGGTGTAGCAGAGTGAGCGGTGGAATCCTGGTGACACAGTATAAGACAGTGTCATAAACCACACAGGATTCCTTTGACAAATGTGACCAACATTTCATTTGTTACTACATTGTACTGTATTTACCATGCTTCCTGGTGATTTCCAGCTGTGTTGAGACTCTTGATGATGGCAAAACTGTCGTTGGATAGTTTGGTTGCTTCGTAGCGTACTAAAGCACAACAGCGAGAGAAGCTGCTCGGCCTCTTATCCCCAAGCTGACGCACTCCGACTGTCAACAGCTTAGCCGTTCGGCCATTCTGTCGGATGGTCAAAAAAGACGAGCACTGATGTGAAAACCACTTAAATAAGTACAGTAGTCTTATTGCAGTAGGGGAAAATAATGTTGCACAAACACATATGCTTCTTCTCACCACTTCTCTGTCCTTCGTCaatctctcctccagctcaagAGCCAGCTGATGAAGCCAATACTGTACCTACAGGGAGgttattaataattaacaaaaatattcttgCAAAGCCTGAAACAAAAAGATGGAGAAGACTGCAAAATTTCTGCCAACGAATGTGTAATGGCAACTTGGTCATTCCTTCATCACATTCAGTCAATATGAGAGTACGAGTAAAAGTCAGATGCACTTCATACCCTGTTGTAACAAAGGGCAGACAAAGACTAACAGGCTGTACCTGCTCTTTCGTCGCCAGCGATGTCTTCCCAGGAAAATTTTTACTACATCCAATGGATTTTGGGAGCTGTCTCGGTTTCACTGCTTCAAACTCAATCCCCTGACACAAGTCATACAGCCACTGTCTGCAAAGCAGAGATAAGCAGATAAAAGTGGTGGGTAGTTtggtatacagtacataaaatgtctattttttcTGAAACTTTTATCAAACAGGTCATTCTTTGGGGAACAGTTTAATTCtcagattttgttttgacaGCAGGGAGTACTATGCATGTTGTGATCAGAAACAtcatgtgaaatgaaaaaagtaaGTTAAAGCCATTTTTAGGTCACCATTAAGACTCACTGATCGCAACTATCCTTACACTTAAAATTAGGA
This is a stretch of genomic DNA from Antennarius striatus isolate MH-2024 chromosome 11, ASM4005453v1, whole genome shotgun sequence. It encodes these proteins:
- the polh gene encoding DNA polymerase eta isoform X2, which gives rise to MWVDDAKKLCPDLQVARVRESHGKADLTLYREASVEVIEVMSRFAVIERASIDEAYMDLTAAVQQHLKKMDYKQLEPHSLRTTYIQGYPQSSSEQEAHPANVPLDKEEQRSRGLQDWLASLPAPSSGKQNSAELQLTTGALIVEEMRAAVKECTGFSCSAGISHNKMLAKLACGLNKPNRQTVLPLDSVTELFSSLPINKIRNLGGKLGVSITETLGVENMGDLTRFSQAQLGQHFGEKTGQWLYDLCQGIEFEAVKPRQLPKSIGCSKNFPGKTSLATKEQVQYWLHQLALELEERLTKDREVNGRTAKLLTVGVRQLGDKRPSSFSRCCALVRYEATKLSNDSFAIIKSLNTAGNHQEAWIPPLTLLHLSASKFSNAPSAGGIKGFLSSDVTSTQSGVSATQSSTSPHTELKNDSICKQPSTIQSFFQKAAKRQRQKVSENDEDGGLGFTKILTSSSAAATSMETDTSGPSSFTDVSGSEHASASPHSGISSFFQKKTFERSLKVPDAKWNKPDMEHKPSPVSTIESVVATSDLQPSCSSDFGFQPQMSDLNIVTEKDLHSPCVDSEEDLFNCEQCGQKVLVWEMPEHNDYHFAMDLQNSLSASSPAVNSLSSKTNTGFTSALRGKTKTRGQPGPQSKRHRSQGGSTGTLDSFFKRS
- the polh gene encoding DNA polymerase eta isoform X1; protein product: MDYGKERVVALVDMDCFYVQVEQRINPALRNTPCVVAQYKTWKGGGIIAVSYEARAHGVTRNMWVDDAKKLCPDLQVARVRESHGKADLTLYREASVEVIEVMSRFAVIERASIDEAYMDLTAAVQQHLKKMDYKQLEPHSLRTTYIQGYPQSSSEQEAHPANVPLDKEEQRSRGLQDWLASLPAPSSGKQNSAELQLTTGALIVEEMRAAVKECTGFSCSAGISHNKMLAKLACGLNKPNRQTVLPLDSVTELFSSLPINKIRNLGGKLGVSITETLGVENMGDLTRFSQAQLGQHFGEKTGQWLYDLCQGIEFEAVKPRQLPKSIGCSKNFPGKTSLATKEQVQYWLHQLALELEERLTKDREVNGRTAKLLTVGVRQLGDKRPSSFSRCCALVRYEATKLSNDSFAIIKSLNTAGNHQEAWIPPLTLLHLSASKFSNAPSAGGIKGFLSSDVTSTQSGVSATQSSTSPHTELKNDSICKQPSTIQSFFQKAAKRQRQKVSENDEDGGLGFTKILTSSSAAATSMETDTSGPSSFTDVSGSEHASASPHSGISSFFQKKTFERSLKVPDAKWNKPDMEHKPSPVSTIESVVATSDLQPSCSSDFGFQPQMSDLNIVTEKDLHSPCVDSEEDLFNCEQCGQKVLVWEMPEHNDYHFAMDLQNSLSASSPAVNSLSSKTNTGFTSALRGKTKTRGQPGPQSKRHRSQGGSTGTLDSFFKRS